A region of Methanobacterium sp. Maddingley MBC34 DNA encodes the following proteins:
- a CDS encoding PAS domain S-box (PFAM: Histidine kinase; Histidine kinase-, DNA gyrase B-, and HSP90-like ATPase; PAS fold~TIGRFAM: PAS domain S-box), translating to MKDPHDGKNLSNELKSLQQRIIDSEKLLADQELQLDKSQLMIQLLDSATDSVFLHDFDGNFVYVNEAAYKARGYTKEELMGMNLHDLDVPQYEKLIEPRIEDLMEKEESIFETAHFCKDGSQMPVEIHSRIIEYENKPLVLSYVRDITERKKIENDLISSKEQYRALFDSIGVGVAFISPNMEIWDLNNQMKEWFPNIDVSKKPICYKAFNDPPRENICTYCPTYKTLEDGEVHESITDTPIGDEIINFRIVSSPIKDDAGNVVAAIEMVEDITARKRTEEELKRAYATFNSIFEGPENIIAFSLDRNYQYIFFNQAHSQTMKNIWGVDIEIGKSMLDYISYPEDREKAKINFDQALSGENFIELEDYGEEALSRRYWENIYNPIQSGKDIIGLTVFCIDITERERSNEKLRQSEEKFRAVAESATDAIITVDSNGIIAFFNHSLLELFGYTAPELSGKPVSTLIPQGHKKGHINGMKSFKSGQLHRTGKTSMAVGLKKDGTEFPCEMSLSVWKSGKNIYFTSIIRDLTERQKVEEILRESEEKFRKIFHNANDMISLNMMNDDGMPGRFLEVNEVASERLGYTRDELLNMSPPDIVAPEKLDEMPGNAAVLREKNHNTFEIVHITKEGRRIPVEVNNHLINYKGREVCLAISRDITERKKAEEALELSRIRLSNAMDLAHLANWELDPYKEMFIFNDKFYSMLGTTAEIEGGYHMSIEHYIKKYTHPEDAQFIAAEMKKSLAIGEPTFGKDFESRIIRRDGEIRYVAIHNRVIPATESQNARVYGAVQDITEQKIAEEKLKESLEEKEMLLKEIHHRVKNNLMVISSLLNLQSQYIKDKEALDIFKESQNRARSMALIHERLYRSTDLKRIDFGDYIRTLANDLFHTYVTDPGKVRLIMNLENLMVDINTTVPLGLIVNELLTNSMKHGFIEGKEGEILIDFHKEDETFVLIVGDTGVGFPEDLDFRNTSTLGLQLVNNLTSQLDGKIELNKNNGTEFRITFEEQYK from the coding sequence TTGAAAGATCCACATGATGGGAAAAATCTTTCAAATGAATTAAAGTCACTGCAGCAAAGAATAATTGACTCAGAGAAACTACTCGCTGATCAGGAGCTTCAATTAGATAAGTCACAGCTCATGATACAACTTCTTGATTCCGCCACGGATTCTGTTTTTTTACATGACTTTGATGGAAATTTTGTTTATGTAAATGAAGCTGCTTATAAAGCACGTGGTTACACTAAAGAAGAGTTAATGGGGATGAATCTTCATGATCTGGATGTTCCCCAATATGAAAAGTTGATAGAACCAAGAATTGAAGATTTAATGGAAAAAGAAGAATCTATTTTTGAGACAGCTCATTTCTGCAAAGATGGTTCCCAGATGCCTGTGGAAATACATTCCAGGATTATTGAATATGAGAACAAACCACTTGTTTTAAGTTACGTTCGTGACATTACTGAGCGGAAAAAGATTGAAAATGATCTAATATCATCCAAAGAACAATATAGAGCTCTTTTTGATAGTATTGGCGTTGGAGTAGCTTTCATAAGTCCAAATATGGAAATTTGGGATTTAAACAACCAGATGAAAGAATGGTTCCCCAATATAGATGTTTCAAAAAAGCCTATTTGCTATAAGGCATTCAATGATCCTCCCCGGGAAAATATCTGCACCTACTGTCCCACATATAAAACTTTAGAAGATGGAGAAGTTCATGAATCTATAACAGATACCCCTATAGGCGATGAAATAATCAACTTTCGAATAGTTTCTTCACCCATTAAAGATGATGCAGGTAATGTTGTTGCAGCCATTGAAATGGTTGAGGATATCACTGCCCGCAAAAGAACAGAAGAAGAATTAAAACGTGCCTATGCTACTTTCAATTCAATTTTTGAAGGTCCGGAAAATATAATTGCCTTTTCACTGGACCGTAACTATCAATACATCTTTTTTAACCAGGCCCACAGTCAAACTATGAAAAATATTTGGGGTGTGGACATTGAGATTGGGAAAAGCATGCTAGATTATATTTCTTATCCAGAGGATAGAGAAAAGGCCAAAATTAATTTTGATCAGGCATTATCCGGTGAAAATTTCATAGAACTTGAAGATTATGGGGAGGAAGCCCTCAGTCGAAGGTATTGGGAGAATATATATAACCCCATACAATCGGGTAAGGATATAATAGGCCTTACTGTGTTCTGTATCGATATAACGGAACGAGAAAGATCCAATGAAAAACTCAGGCAAAGTGAAGAAAAATTCCGTGCGGTTGCTGAATCTGCAACAGATGCCATTATTACTGTGGATTCTAATGGAATCATCGCCTTTTTCAATCACAGCTTGCTGGAACTTTTCGGTTATACCGCACCGGAATTATCAGGCAAACCAGTTTCTACCCTCATTCCACAAGGCCATAAAAAGGGACATATAAATGGAATGAAATCATTTAAATCAGGCCAACTGCATAGAACAGGGAAAACTTCCATGGCTGTCGGGCTAAAAAAGGATGGTACTGAATTTCCCTGTGAAATGTCACTTTCAGTCTGGAAATCAGGAAAAAACATATATTTCACATCCATTATTCGTGATTTGACAGAACGACAAAAAGTTGAAGAAATTCTTAGAGAAAGTGAAGAGAAATTTAGGAAAATATTCCACAATGCTAATGATATGATCTCTTTAAACATGATGAACGATGATGGTATGCCTGGAAGATTCTTAGAAGTCAATGAAGTGGCTAGTGAAAGACTAGGTTACACCAGAGATGAACTGTTGAATATGAGCCCTCCGGATATAGTGGCTCCAGAAAAATTAGATGAAATGCCAGGAAATGCGGCTGTTCTCCGTGAAAAAAACCATAACACCTTCGAAATAGTGCACATAACCAAGGAAGGAAGAAGAATCCCTGTAGAAGTTAACAATCATCTTATTAACTATAAAGGACGTGAAGTTTGTCTTGCAATTTCTCGTGATATAACTGAGCGTAAAAAGGCCGAAGAGGCACTTGAATTAAGTCGAATCCGCCTATCTAATGCTATGGATTTAGCGCATTTGGCCAACTGGGAACTCGATCCCTATAAAGAGATGTTCATATTTAATGACAAATTTTATTCCATGCTGGGCACAACCGCAGAGATTGAAGGCGGTTATCACATGTCAATAGAACATTATATAAAAAAATATACACATCCTGAAGACGCTCAATTTATCGCAGCGGAAATGAAAAAATCCCTTGCTATTGGTGAACCTACCTTTGGCAAGGATTTTGAAAGCAGGATTATTCGCAGGGATGGTGAGATACGTTATGTTGCAATTCATAACAGAGTTATACCTGCAACTGAGAGCCAAAATGCACGTGTTTATGGGGCTGTGCAAGATATTACGGAGCAAAAAATTGCAGAAGAAAAGTTAAAAGAATCTCTTGAAGAGAAAGAAATGCTTCTTAAAGAAATTCATCATAGGGTTAAGAATAATCTAATGGTTATTTCCAGCTTATTAAACCTCCAGTCCCAATATATCAAAGATAAAGAAGCCCTGGATATTTTCAAGGAAAGTCAAAACCGTGCCCGATCCATGGCACTCATTCATGAACGACTATACCGATCTACCGATTTAAAAAGGATTGATTTCGGTGATTATATTCGAACCCTGGCTAATGACCTTTTCCATACCTACGTAACGGATCCAGGTAAGGTTAGGCTTATTATGAATTTGGAAAATTTAATGGTAGATATCAATACAACCGTCCCCCTGGGCCTAATTGTCAATGAACTCCTGACCAATTCCATGAAACATGGATTCATAGAGGGTAAGGAAGGGGAAATCCTTATAGACTTCCACAAGGAGGATGAAACATTTGTTCTTATAGTTGGTGATACTGGCGTGGGATTCCCTGAGGATCTGGACTTTCGAAACACATCTACTCTTGGTTTACAGTTAGTGAATAATTTAACCAGTCAACTTGATGGTAAAATTGAATTGAATAAAAATAATGGAACAGAATTTAGAATAACATTTGAAGAACAATACAAATAA
- a CDS encoding ketosteroid isomerase-like protein, with protein MINTAKVENLFKNLETGNNDDFFKHVSDDVSWTVMGTHPLAGNYHSKEEFVSHTFQRLNRILKEGVILKVKNILLQDETAVVEMESISTALNGKPFNNTYCWVVYFQDEVIVEVRAYVDSALVQKIIDENEK; from the coding sequence ATGATAAACACTGCAAAGGTGGAAAATCTATTTAAAAATCTTGAAACTGGAAATAATGATGATTTTTTTAAACATGTTTCTGATGATGTTTCCTGGACTGTTATGGGTACACATCCCCTTGCTGGAAATTACCACAGTAAAGAAGAATTTGTTTCCCATACATTCCAGCGTTTGAATCGGATACTCAAAGAGGGAGTGATTTTAAAGGTCAAAAATATTCTCCTCCAGGATGAAACTGCAGTGGTAGAAATGGAATCCATTTCCACAGCCCTAAATGGAAAACCATTTAACAACACTTATTGCTGGGTGGTATACTTTCAAGATGAGGTTATTGTTGAAGTCCGGGCCTATGTTGACTCTGCCCTGGTGCAGAAGATTATAGATGAGAACGAAAAATAA
- a CDS encoding putative transcriptional regulator (PFAM: Transcriptional regulator PadR-like family) translates to MDTKKIEKKYLPLTEAAYYVLISLNKPRHGYGIMQHVNEITNGRIKIGAGTMYGNLSRMEKEGLINSVAEEERKKIYEISKKGKIILELELARLEELLTHGKNEMGNLK, encoded by the coding sequence ATGGATACTAAAAAAATAGAAAAAAAATATTTACCATTGACGGAAGCGGCTTATTATGTTTTAATTTCTCTAAACAAGCCAAGACATGGCTATGGTATCATGCAACATGTAAATGAGATCACCAATGGTCGTATTAAGATAGGGGCAGGGACCATGTATGGAAATCTATCCCGGATGGAAAAGGAAGGGTTAATAAATTCAGTTGCAGAAGAGGAACGTAAAAAAATCTATGAAATCAGTAAAAAAGGTAAAATTATACTAGAATTAGAGCTTGCACGCCTAGAAGAACTTCTTACTCATGGTAAAAATGAAATGGGGAATTTAAAATGA
- a CDS encoding high affinity sulfate transporter 1 (PFAM: Sulfate transporter family; STAS domain~TIGRFAM: high affinity sulfate transporter 1) — MKSLSSYFPITNWARNYNKEWLRPDIIAGITVGAFLIPESIAYVSLANLPPEIGLYSAMVAVFVYVIFGTSRQLSVGPLSTLSILVGSTLGSLMIPNATQYAMIASLVAVIAGLLAILSWVLRLGFIVKFISKPVLTGFLAGIALFIASGQIAKLFGISGGSGTFFQRIYYFLTHIDQTNLPTLAVGVAGILFLYLATKKFPKLPNTLFLVLGSTVLITVTNLTSLGVDVVGHIPQGLPSLVIPDPSLLDVNILITLAATVFLISYMEGYLFAAEYAAKNRYKIDKNQELLALGASNIAVGLFQGLPVAGALSRTAINNDSGAKTQLAGGVSGLVILLILVFLTGIFTNLPETILAAIVIFIIKGLVDIPHLRNIYNFSKIEFTIAIITLLSVLFFGALEGIVIGVILSVVGLIKKMYNPHIAVLGKMPGKDQFLDIKRRPEAEIIPEVLIVRVDGSQIFLNTEDIKNNIVNLIDHEYKDTKLFILDFEATSFIDHSGTEMLEDLYDELKQRGIKLKAANMYGPLRDSLQKTKLEDELVESTVSLTIEDCIEIWELETRN, encoded by the coding sequence ATGAAATCCCTCTCATCATATTTTCCAATTACTAACTGGGCCAGGAACTACAATAAAGAGTGGTTGCGGCCAGATATTATAGCTGGAATTACAGTAGGTGCTTTTTTAATTCCAGAATCAATTGCATATGTTTCTTTAGCTAATTTACCACCAGAAATTGGATTATATTCGGCAATGGTTGCAGTTTTCGTCTATGTGATCTTTGGAACATCCCGCCAGCTATCAGTGGGCCCCCTTTCCACCCTTTCCATATTAGTTGGTTCTACACTGGGTTCTTTAATGATCCCCAATGCTACCCAGTATGCCATGATTGCATCTCTGGTGGCAGTTATTGCTGGTCTTCTGGCCATACTTTCCTGGGTTTTAAGATTAGGATTTATTGTTAAATTCATATCCAAACCAGTTTTAACTGGTTTCCTGGCAGGCATAGCATTGTTCATTGCCTCCGGCCAGATCGCCAAATTATTTGGAATATCCGGCGGATCAGGGACTTTTTTCCAACGCATATATTACTTTTTAACACATATAGATCAAACTAACTTACCCACCCTTGCTGTGGGTGTAGCTGGAATCCTGTTTTTGTACTTGGCCACTAAAAAATTCCCAAAACTACCAAACACCCTCTTCCTGGTTTTAGGATCAACCGTGCTCATTACTGTTACTAATTTAACCTCTTTGGGAGTGGATGTGGTGGGTCACATCCCTCAGGGATTACCCTCCCTTGTAATTCCCGATCCTTCTTTATTAGATGTGAATATTTTGATTACACTGGCCGCCACTGTCTTTCTCATAAGTTACATGGAAGGATATTTATTTGCCGCAGAATATGCGGCAAAAAACAGGTATAAAATAGATAAAAATCAGGAATTATTAGCTTTAGGTGCATCAAATATTGCTGTGGGCTTGTTCCAGGGATTACCTGTAGCTGGGGCCCTATCTCGAACTGCAATAAATAATGATAGTGGGGCTAAAACCCAACTCGCAGGAGGTGTGTCAGGATTAGTTATTCTCCTGATTTTAGTATTTCTGACCGGAATCTTCACCAACTTACCCGAAACCATACTGGCAGCCATTGTAATATTCATCATAAAAGGATTGGTGGACATACCTCATTTGCGCAATATATATAACTTTAGCAAGATAGAATTCACTATTGCCATCATAACCTTACTTTCCGTATTATTCTTTGGTGCATTGGAAGGTATTGTAATTGGAGTGATACTCTCGGTGGTGGGGTTGATCAAGAAAATGTACAACCCCCACATTGCAGTTCTGGGGAAAATGCCTGGCAAAGACCAGTTTTTGGATATAAAAAGACGCCCAGAAGCAGAAATAATTCCCGAAGTACTTATAGTGCGGGTGGATGGGTCTCAAATATTTCTGAACACTGAAGACATTAAAAATAACATTGTTAATCTAATAGATCATGAATATAAAGATACTAAACTATTTATTCTAGATTTTGAGGCCACATCTTTCATTGATCATTCTGGAACTGAGATGTTGGAGGACCTCTACGATGAACTAAAACAAAGGGGGATTAAACTTAAAGCAGCTAATATGTACGGTCCCCTGAGAGATTCTCTTCAAAAAACGAAATTAGAAGATGAACTTGTTGAGAGCACTGTTTCTTTGACCATAGAAGATTGTATTGAGATTTGGGAGTTGGAAACTCGTAATTAG
- a CDS encoding Zn-dependent oxidoreductase, NADPH:quinone reductase (PFAM: Alcohol dehydrogenase GroES-like domain; Zinc-binding dehydrogenase), with protein MLNHVINGKVSVKKVIMVIIMNSNKMRAVVYTKYGSPDVLDLKNVQKPTPKDNEVLIRVHATSVTAADCLMRRGDTFISRVFLGFIKPRRRILGTEIAGEIEKTGKEVNRFKEGDQIYGFTGFGLGAYAEYNCMPENGSLVLKPTNMDYNEAVAVVDGASTALFFLKDKANIQNGQKVLIIGASGSIGTFAIQIAKYFGAEVTGVCSTVNLDLVKSLGADKVIDYRKDDFTKNDEKYDIILDTAGKSSFSQSKPCLNKKGKYLLTNGGLLDRFLMLWTGISGGKKLITGMSIEKTESLIFIKKLIEEERIKLVTDKVYKLENIAKAHDYVEKGHKRGNVIITI; from the coding sequence ATGTTAAATCACGTGATTAATGGAAAAGTATCGGTTAAAAAGGTAATTATGGTGATAATAATGAATTCAAACAAAATGAGGGCAGTAGTATACACAAAATACGGATCACCTGATGTTCTTGATTTAAAAAATGTTCAAAAACCTACTCCTAAAGACAACGAAGTTCTGATAAGGGTACATGCCACTAGTGTAACTGCAGCTGACTGCCTGATGCGAAGGGGTGATACATTTATTAGCAGAGTATTTTTAGGATTCATAAAACCCAGAAGAAGAATTCTAGGAACTGAAATTGCAGGTGAAATTGAAAAAACCGGTAAAGAAGTTAACCGATTTAAAGAGGGTGACCAGATTTATGGATTTACGGGTTTTGGGCTTGGTGCTTATGCTGAGTATAATTGTATGCCTGAAAATGGATCTCTTGTACTAAAACCGACCAATATGGATTACAATGAAGCAGTAGCCGTAGTTGATGGAGCATCCACTGCATTGTTTTTCCTTAAGGATAAAGCGAATATTCAAAACGGACAAAAAGTTCTCATAATTGGTGCTTCTGGAAGTATAGGTACTTTTGCTATTCAAATTGCCAAATATTTTGGGGCTGAAGTCACTGGGGTATGCAGTACTGTAAATCTAGATTTGGTTAAATCTTTAGGGGCTGATAAAGTTATTGACTACCGTAAAGATGATTTTACAAAAAATGATGAAAAATATGATATAATTTTGGACACTGCTGGAAAAAGTTCCTTTTCACAAAGTAAACCATGCCTTAATAAAAAGGGTAAATATCTTTTAACTAATGGAGGATTGTTGGATCGTTTCCTGATGTTGTGGACTGGAATATCTGGTGGGAAAAAACTGATTACAGGAATGTCAATTGAAAAAACAGAATCTTTAATTTTCATTAAAAAACTAATTGAAGAGGAAAGGATTAAATTAGTCACAGATAAGGTCTATAAATTGGAAAATATTGCCAAAGCGCACGATTATGTTGAAAAAGGTCACAAAAGGGGTAATGTCATTATAACTATATGA
- a CDS encoding Protein of unknown function (DUF2812) (PFAM: Protein of unknown function (DUF2812)): protein MKEVKTVWRMWGGWEIEKIENWMEEMEKNGWSLFKFDFTMMRFQFKKDESRKTRYCFDYQSNVGEDYFEIFKEDNWELVDETISPWYVWRKSYEDKKPCIYTDTRSLIERNNRQIRNIGFGAIISLILLSSVLITGFDNTKLISAILIVLIVFFGYLIAQLYQYNKKLKNNAIKC from the coding sequence ATGAAAGAAGTTAAAACTGTATGGCGAATGTGGGGTGGATGGGAAATAGAAAAAATAGAAAATTGGATGGAAGAAATGGAAAAAAATGGGTGGTCACTTTTTAAATTCGATTTTACTATGATGAGGTTTCAATTTAAAAAAGATGAAAGCAGAAAAACGAGGTACTGTTTTGATTATCAGAGTAATGTGGGTGAAGATTATTTCGAAATTTTCAAGGAAGATAATTGGGAATTAGTGGATGAAACAATCAGCCCATGGTATGTATGGCGTAAATCCTACGAAGATAAGAAACCCTGTATTTACACCGATACAAGATCGTTAATTGAAAGAAACAATCGACAAATCAGAAATATTGGTTTTGGGGCGATTATTAGCTTAATTTTACTGTCTTCTGTGTTAATAACCGGTTTTGATAACACAAAACTAATTTCGGCAATTTTAATAGTTCTCATTGTCTTTTTTGGATATTTAATAGCTCAACTTTATCAATATAATAAAAAACTCAAAAATAATGCAATTAAATGTTAA
- a CDS encoding hypothetical protein (PFAM: MTH865-like family), protein MGVKEEIHAQIVGTLAGADFPIATPETLLSAFPDGAETTCKSGDVELKAGDAGQVLTADDFPFESSKDVADVIVERAGL, encoded by the coding sequence ATGGGAGTTAAAGAAGAAATACATGCACAGATTGTGGGAACACTGGCAGGAGCCGATTTCCCAATAGCAACACCGGAAACACTGCTATCAGCATTTCCAGATGGGGCAGAAACCACTTGCAAGTCTGGAGATGTTGAACTGAAAGCAGGAGATGCAGGGCAGGTATTAACTGCAGATGATTTCCCATTCGAATCATCGAAAGATGTTGCAGATGTGATTGTTGAACGAGCAGGGTTATAA
- a CDS encoding putative hydrolase or acyltransferase of alpha/beta superfamily — translation METYVLVHGGNMSTKTWNKLSGQKISTEDGHMGARYWDGTVNALEAAGHRVFAPTLTDEFTSNLTDHIHQICALIVENNLQDIILVGHSYGGFVITGVADQMPERIRFLVYLDSALPDPGQSLIDILQMAYPPEEDAPELPDMNPPYVEKIQYDPKRIQGLKKIYILCTKSEFNDISHFAKEKIDAAKGGWTYFELPSSHVPMADLPDDFYKLLLNIPEL, via the coding sequence ATGGAAACATATGTTCTTGTTCATGGGGGTAACATGTCAACAAAGACCTGGAATAAACTATCTGGACAAAAAATTTCCACAGAAGACGGCCATATGGGTGCCAGGTACTGGGACGGCACAGTTAATGCACTTGAGGCAGCAGGACACCGTGTTTTTGCACCGACACTTACTGATGAATTCACAAGCAACCTGACTGATCATATCCACCAGATTTGCGCACTGATTGTTGAAAACAACTTGCAGGATATCATTCTTGTGGGGCATAGCTACGGTGGATTTGTCATCACGGGTGTTGCAGACCAGATGCCTGAGAGAATTCGTTTCTTAGTCTACCTTGACTCTGCATTACCCGATCCTGGACAATCTCTAATTGATATTTTGCAAATGGCATATCCTCCCGAGGAAGATGCTCCAGAATTGCCTGATATGAATCCACCTTACGTGGAAAAAATACAGTACGATCCAAAGAGGATCCAGGGGCTTAAAAAAATCTATATCCTCTGCACAAAGAGCGAATTTAATGATATTTCTCATTTTGCCAAAGAAAAAATAGATGCTGCAAAAGGAGGATGGACCTACTTCGAGTTACCCTCTTCACATGTACCCATGGCTGACCTTCCAGACGATTTTTACAAGCTACTGTTAAACATCCCTGAATTGTAA